A genome region from Acidobacteriota bacterium includes the following:
- the rdgB gene encoding RdgB/HAM1 family non-canonical purine NTP pyrophosphatase, translating into MALPELLFATSNPGKQREIRGLLKGLPLTLLFLDDVGSPPEVPETGTTFEENARLKAEGYAPRLPGGMVAAEDSGIVVPALGGEPGVYSARYGGLGTDRERNDLLLERMRGLTGPDRSAYYEAIVVLLLPGGGERVFRGRVHGFIAEKPLGTNGFGYDPIFFHPPSGTTFGVTDQAQKDRYSHRGEAVRALRAFLEKALRL; encoded by the coding sequence ATGGCCCTCCCGGAACTCCTCTTCGCCACCTCGAACCCCGGCAAGCAGCGGGAGATCCGCGGCCTGTTGAAAGGCCTGCCCCTGACCCTCCTCTTCCTGGACGACGTGGGGAGCCCGCCCGAGGTCCCGGAGACGGGGACCACCTTCGAGGAGAACGCGCGCCTGAAGGCCGAAGGCTACGCCCCTCGCCTTCCGGGCGGGATGGTGGCGGCGGAGGACTCGGGAATCGTCGTGCCCGCCCTCGGCGGCGAGCCGGGCGTCTATTCGGCCCGCTACGGAGGGCTCGGGACCGACCGGGAGCGCAACGATCTCCTTCTCGAGCGGATGCGGGGATTGACCGGCCCCGACCGGTCGGCCTACTACGAGGCCATCGTCGTGCTTCTCCTGCCCGGAGGCGGGGAGCGAGTCTTCCGCGGGCGAGTCCACGGCTTCATCGCGGAAAAGCCGCTGGGGACCAACGGTTTCGGCTACGACCCGATTTTCTTCCACCCTCCCTCGGGAACGACCTTCGGCGTGACCGATCAGGCGCAGAAGGACCGGTACAGCCACCGAGGGGAAGCCGTCAGGGCCCTGAGGGCCTTTCTGGAAAAGGCTCTCCGACTCTGA
- the murA gene encoding UDP-N-acetylglucosamine 1-carboxyvinyltransferase — MDAFRIEGGVPLRGGAAVETSKNAQLPCMAAALLTGEPVVFEAPSGHADIATMRKLLGGLGVAAVDGADGTLSLQATRTGGHLEAPYDLVRKMRASILVLGPLLARFGRGRVSLPGGCAIGARPVDLHLRALAALGADIRVEHGYVEATAPRLRGGEVVFDRVTVGGTENLLMAAALAEGQTMLRNAAREPEVADLARLLTAMGARIEGIGTDTLKVEGVRELGGARFRCIPDRIVAGTLLLAGAITGGDVTCRPAVPEHLDALLVKLRQMGAVVEAGPDWIRVAAAGRLRAMDALTLPYPGFPTDLQAQFMALLTQTEGTGTVQETIFENRFMHVPELLRMGADIRIEGRLAVVQGPRPLTGAPVMASDLRASACLVLAGLCAEGTTTVRRIYHLDRGYERLEERLSSLGGRVARVDA, encoded by the coding sequence ATGGACGCGTTCCGGATCGAAGGTGGCGTTCCCCTGCGCGGCGGCGCGGCGGTTGAAACCTCGAAGAACGCCCAGCTCCCATGCATGGCGGCGGCCCTCCTGACGGGGGAGCCCGTGGTCTTCGAGGCCCCTTCGGGCCACGCCGACATCGCCACCATGCGCAAGCTCCTGGGAGGCCTGGGCGTGGCGGCGGTGGACGGAGCGGATGGGACTCTCTCGCTCCAGGCGACGCGGACGGGGGGCCACCTGGAAGCCCCCTACGACCTCGTGCGGAAAATGCGCGCGAGCATCCTGGTCCTCGGGCCCCTGCTGGCCCGCTTCGGCCGGGGCCGGGTGTCTCTGCCCGGGGGGTGCGCCATCGGCGCCCGCCCCGTGGACCTCCATCTCCGGGCCCTCGCGGCGCTGGGGGCCGACATCCGCGTGGAGCACGGCTACGTCGAAGCGACGGCTCCTCGTCTGAGGGGCGGCGAGGTGGTCTTCGACCGGGTCACGGTGGGAGGGACGGAAAACCTCCTCATGGCGGCGGCCCTCGCCGAAGGCCAGACGATGCTGCGAAACGCCGCGCGGGAGCCCGAGGTGGCCGACCTGGCCCGTCTCCTTACGGCGATGGGGGCGAGGATCGAGGGCATCGGCACGGACACCCTGAAGGTGGAGGGAGTCCGCGAACTTGGAGGAGCCAGGTTCCGTTGCATTCCCGACCGCATCGTGGCGGGCACCCTCCTCCTCGCGGGGGCCATCACCGGAGGGGACGTGACCTGCCGCCCGGCGGTTCCGGAACACCTCGACGCCCTCCTGGTCAAGCTCCGGCAGATGGGCGCGGTCGTGGAGGCGGGTCCGGACTGGATCCGCGTGGCGGCGGCGGGCCGCCTCCGGGCCATGGATGCGCTGACTCTTCCCTATCCGGGCTTCCCCACCGATCTGCAGGCCCAGTTCATGGCCCTCCTGACCCAAACCGAGGGCACGGGGACCGTGCAGGAAACCATTTTCGAGAACCGGTTCATGCACGTCCCCGAACTTCTGAGGATGGGTGCCGACATCCGCATCGAGGGGAGGCTGGCGGTGGTCCAGGGTCCTCGGCCGCTCACCGGGGCCCCCGTCATGGCCAGCGACCTCCGCGCCTCCGCGTGCCTCGTCCTCGCCGGCCTCTGCGCCGAGGGCACCACCACCGTACGGCGGATCTACCACCTGGACCGCGGATACGAACGCCTCGAGGAGCGCCTTTCCTCCCTCGGTGGGCGCGTCGCGCGGGTGGACGCCTAG
- a CDS encoding AI-2E family transporter, which yields MNKELFLTLLYLLGLVAVVGLTILLLWPFLSALAWAGVLALAARPLYRRYLRWCRGRENVASFLATATVVLIIVLPFVLLAVLFAGEAAQVIIALEEYASTGQVPGMDAALGNPKVQSFLEWAQPYIRDLDIKPILLAAMKTASTVAVGLSKALFKNIFLAILKFFVMVAVLFFAFRDGEAITQAFWEAIPLKRCDKDIIASAVRRVVYAVLYGIILTCVIQGALGGVGFAIAGLPSPVFFGAVMVVFAFIPLVGTALIWVPGVLYLFAAGQYGKALFLTIWGMAVVSSIDNLIRPYFISTRARMPLLVILLGVLGGLASLGFLGIIVGPLFFTVALEIFRVYRTDIFPRLREGQLETDEPCPEDGGTGPNSEA from the coding sequence ATGAACAAGGAGCTGTTCCTGACCCTCCTCTACCTGCTCGGACTGGTGGCGGTGGTTGGCCTCACGATCCTCCTGCTGTGGCCCTTCCTCTCGGCCCTGGCGTGGGCGGGGGTCCTCGCCCTGGCGGCCCGTCCCCTCTACCGCCGGTACCTGAGATGGTGCCGGGGGCGGGAGAACGTGGCCTCCTTCCTGGCCACGGCCACGGTGGTCCTGATCATCGTCCTCCCCTTCGTCCTCCTCGCGGTTCTCTTCGCGGGGGAGGCGGCGCAGGTCATCATCGCCTTGGAGGAATACGCCTCGACGGGCCAGGTCCCCGGCATGGACGCCGCCCTAGGAAACCCGAAGGTCCAGAGTTTCCTGGAGTGGGCACAGCCCTACATTCGGGACCTGGACATCAAGCCCATCCTCCTCGCGGCCATGAAGACGGCGAGCACGGTGGCCGTGGGGCTCTCGAAGGCCCTCTTCAAGAACATCTTCCTGGCCATCCTCAAGTTCTTTGTCATGGTGGCGGTCCTCTTCTTCGCTTTTCGGGATGGCGAGGCCATCACCCAGGCCTTCTGGGAGGCCATACCCCTCAAGCGCTGCGACAAGGACATCATCGCTTCGGCGGTTCGCCGCGTGGTCTACGCGGTTCTCTACGGGATCATCCTGACGTGCGTGATCCAGGGGGCCCTCGGCGGCGTGGGCTTCGCCATCGCGGGTCTGCCTTCACCGGTGTTCTTCGGCGCCGTCATGGTGGTCTTCGCCTTCATACCGCTGGTGGGGACGGCGCTGATCTGGGTGCCCGGCGTGCTGTACCTTTTTGCCGCCGGCCAGTACGGGAAGGCCCTCTTCCTCACCATCTGGGGCATGGCTGTGGTCTCGAGCATCGACAACCTCATCCGCCCTTACTTCATCAGCACCCGGGCCCGAATGCCGCTTCTTGTGATCCTCCTCGGTGTGCTCGGGGGCCTGGCGAGCCTGGGCTTTCTGGGCATCATCGTGGGACCCCTCTTCTTCACGGTGGCTCTGGAAATCTTTCGCGTGTACCGCACGGACATCTTTCCGAGGCTCAGGGAGGGCCAGCTCGAAACCGACGAACCCTGCCCCGAGGACGGCGGAACCGGCCCAAACTCGGAGGCTTGA
- the galU gene encoding UTP--glucose-1-phosphate uridylyltransferase GalU, which yields MRVRKAVIPAAGLGTRFLPATKASPKEMLPIVDKPVIQYVVEEAAAAGIESILIVTGRGKGALEDHFDVSFELERVLEARGKTEDLRAIRAISDLAEISFVRQREALGLGHAVLCARTWAGNEPFAVFLGDDIVVSDTPCMRQMLDVFESTRASVLGVIEVDRSQTDKYGIVAGQTVGDRLLAVTDVVEKPAPDVAPSLTAVVGRYVFTPSIFEELAVTGPGAGGEIQLTDAVRALLKREKVYAYRFEGRRYDTGDRLGFLQATVEMALARPDLRAPFARFVREVAASLEKKPS from the coding sequence ATGCGCGTTCGAAAGGCCGTGATTCCCGCGGCGGGGTTGGGCACACGGTTCCTGCCGGCCACGAAAGCGTCCCCCAAGGAGATGCTCCCCATCGTGGACAAGCCGGTCATCCAGTACGTGGTGGAGGAGGCGGCGGCGGCGGGCATCGAGTCCATTCTCATCGTGACGGGCCGCGGCAAGGGGGCTCTGGAGGACCACTTCGACGTCTCCTTCGAACTCGAGCGCGTGCTCGAAGCCCGCGGAAAGACCGAGGACCTGCGCGCCATCCGGGCCATCTCGGACCTCGCGGAGATTTCCTTCGTCCGACAGCGGGAGGCCCTGGGGCTCGGCCATGCCGTTCTCTGCGCGCGGACCTGGGCAGGGAACGAGCCCTTCGCCGTGTTCCTCGGGGACGACATTGTCGTATCGGACACGCCCTGCATGCGCCAGATGCTGGACGTCTTCGAGAGCACTCGGGCCAGCGTCCTGGGAGTCATCGAGGTGGACCGGAGTCAGACCGACAAGTACGGCATCGTGGCGGGCCAGACGGTGGGGGACAGGCTGCTCGCCGTCACGGACGTCGTGGAAAAGCCCGCTCCGGACGTGGCGCCTTCCCTGACGGCGGTGGTGGGCCGGTACGTCTTCACGCCCTCCATCTTCGAGGAACTGGCCGTCACGGGCCCGGGCGCCGGCGGTGAGATCCAGCTCACGGACGCGGTTCGGGCCCTCCTGAAGCGGGAGAAGGTCTATGCGTACCGGTTCGAGGGGCGGCGGTACGACACGGGCGACCGCCTCGGTTTCCTGCAGGCCACGGTGGAGATGGCCCTGGCGCGGCCCGACCTCAGGGCGCCCTTCGCCCGGTTCGTCCGAGAAGTGGCTGCCTCTCTGGAGAAGAAACCGTCGTGA
- a CDS encoding M23 family metallopeptidase, with the protein MKTTPRVLLLLILAGAAAGLTLQATAPPALRTPLPFFDGCTSSFGEYRRTHFHGGIDFPTRRTVGWPCVAVADGKVVRIRREAGGYGRVLYLQLDDGRMAVYGHVCRFENARLGLEDRLLEACRKKETSFPGDVWLDPPPRVKAGQTVAYSGDLGVGSAHLHLEIRRGDDLLDPFLEGMPLPSGLTPPQIVGIVVEPLGPESFVEGSFSPRFYAARPGKGGAATFGPAEVTGPVEAYAVVKDHLGVAQNAVGVPLLSASLDGQPIFTMDLASISLAHYKDSPLLFSPDQERGGAAAYRLRRLPAFRVAGVSGEGIPSGLPPGDHALSIHAGGRPGRSASASGTLRVRAGPGAETRLSLPGSGYVLREVEVVSAGIRLRLERGSSQGTTPLLLGASPVRGLRVLSGRSASVEALIPRESLPAQGAPLVLGEAPTGWIAAAGPGKATSGPVGLEIPEGAVGILRPRRDGFRPGTAFELRVGPHAPALRALVTYPGVEPGGGLGVWRDRLFLDNWTGKAVPFRGNGVYGLREDRRPPVWGKPRVGRIPNQGDPQLVLPLSDAETGPDARSLALLLDGQTAFADWDPDSGEARVDLSRVPPGTHTVSGRVRDYAGNGAELPPSRFLIK; encoded by the coding sequence GTGAAGACGACCCCGCGCGTGCTTCTCCTGCTGATCCTGGCGGGGGCCGCGGCGGGCCTTACCCTCCAGGCCACGGCCCCTCCGGCCTTGAGGACGCCCCTCCCCTTCTTCGACGGGTGCACATCCTCCTTCGGCGAATACCGCCGAACGCACTTCCACGGGGGGATCGACTTTCCGACGCGACGCACCGTGGGCTGGCCCTGCGTGGCCGTGGCCGACGGCAAGGTGGTCCGCATCCGGCGCGAGGCGGGGGGATACGGCCGCGTCCTCTACCTCCAGCTCGACGACGGGCGGATGGCGGTATACGGCCACGTGTGCCGCTTCGAAAACGCCCGCCTTGGCCTGGAGGACCGCCTGCTGGAGGCCTGTCGCAAGAAGGAGACATCCTTCCCCGGCGACGTGTGGCTGGACCCCCCGCCGCGGGTGAAGGCCGGCCAGACGGTGGCGTATTCGGGGGACCTCGGCGTGGGCTCCGCCCACCTCCATCTGGAAATCCGGCGGGGGGACGACCTCCTGGACCCCTTCCTTGAAGGGATGCCCCTTCCTTCCGGGCTGACGCCTCCGCAGATCGTCGGGATCGTGGTCGAGCCGCTCGGTCCCGAGAGCTTCGTGGAGGGCTCCTTCTCGCCTCGCTTCTACGCGGCGCGGCCTGGAAAGGGCGGGGCGGCAACCTTCGGACCCGCCGAGGTGACGGGGCCCGTGGAGGCCTATGCGGTGGTGAAGGACCATCTCGGCGTGGCGCAGAACGCCGTCGGAGTACCCCTCCTTTCGGCCTCCCTCGACGGTCAACCCATCTTCACCATGGACCTGGCTTCCATCAGCCTCGCCCACTACAAGGACTCGCCGCTCCTCTTTTCGCCGGACCAGGAGAGGGGAGGCGCCGCGGCCTACCGCCTTCGGAGACTGCCCGCCTTCCGCGTGGCGGGGGTGAGCGGGGAGGGCATCCCATCCGGCCTGCCGCCGGGGGACCACGCCCTTTCGATCCATGCCGGAGGGCGTCCGGGGCGATCGGCCTCGGCCTCCGGCACCCTCCGCGTGCGGGCCGGTCCCGGCGCGGAAACGCGGCTTTCCCTTCCGGGCTCGGGGTACGTCCTGAGGGAAGTGGAGGTGGTTTCCGCCGGAATCCGCCTCCGCCTGGAACGCGGCTCCTCCCAGGGAACCACGCCCCTTCTTCTGGGGGCTTCTCCGGTGCGGGGCCTCCGGGTCCTCTCCGGCCGGTCGGCCTCGGTGGAAGCCCTCATCCCGCGCGAATCGCTGCCCGCTCAGGGCGCGCCTCTGGTCCTGGGGGAGGCGCCCACGGGATGGATCGCCGCCGCCGGACCCGGAAAAGCCACGTCGGGACCGGTCGGGCTGGAGATCCCCGAGGGGGCCGTGGGCATATTGAGGCCGCGCCGCGACGGCTTCCGGCCGGGCACCGCCTTCGAGTTGAGAGTCGGCCCGCACGCCCCGGCGCTTCGCGCCTTGGTGACCTATCCCGGAGTGGAGCCCGGAGGCGGGCTGGGTGTCTGGAGGGACCGGCTTTTCCTGGACAACTGGACGGGCAAGGCCGTGCCCTTCCGCGGCAACGGGGTATACGGCCTGAGGGAGGACCGGCGGCCTCCCGTGTGGGGAAAGCCCAGAGTGGGACGGATCCCGAACCAGGGCGACCCACAGCTCGTGCTTCCCCTCTCCGACGCGGAAACGGGACCGGACGCGAGGAGCCTCGCCCTCCTTCTCGACGGCCAGACCGCCTTCGCCGATTGGGATCCGGATTCGGGGGAGGCGCGCGTGGACCTTTCCCGGGTGCCGCCCGGAACCCACACCGTGTCGGGGCGGGTGCGCGACTACGCGGGAAATGGGGCCGAACTTCCCCCCTCCCGCTTCCTCATCAAGTAG
- a CDS encoding ankyrin repeat domain-containing protein, with product MMRTRGGLRVLVPVLLAAALGAAPAAQEWEDPAHPTLLQAVHQGNAATVKNLLESGADPEGPGFPFAPPALWAARNGREDILRLLVAKGADPRGKGILRLDPPDQGFYGNTLGAAAGEGHLGVVRYLIETCRVPVDDREIVEDGTETGWTALMWAASAGRADVCAYLLTQGASPAATDGQGLTALHQAAHRGRAEVCRLLLQAGADPKSRNREGFLPLHLAAASSDLDTLRLLLERSPDVNATSAEGVRPLHTAAADGSPEAVAALLAAKADVRAKNDNGWTALHFAARRGHAALCSILLQAGADPDARTRTGETALHWAVHAGSKEAVAVLLLGGASLHAESGDGYTPLHVAALVGQREIADLLLSRGARLKARTAEGFTPLHLAAMAGHKEACEHLLVQGAGVGDRDLDDWTPLHWACFHAKDEVVSLMLAWGSDPDAPNVSGDTPLHLAASANDAEICSALLARGASTAARNIRQETPLGRALRLGRFAAVEALRKGGARLGSGDVDGAAGPFGLPLLIWAAATRNTESLADILALGANPDVRDEQGRTALHFAVEADAPEIRDLLLDAGADPNVRDREGRTPLHEAASTGRAESVRRLLDAGASHSPATEGAGETPLHLALSVGSPETVRVLLEAGADPSEADSQGRTALHYAAASGETETLGLLLARGADVSARDKDGRTALHAAAGSGATEAALRLLAAGADVSAETADGATPLTAAVERGHSETAEVLRGRGAVLGRPIEAELLKAVRSGEREEVRRLLKAGANPDAADFDGNTALALSVDLGDGEMAASLLAAGASPDGTGGGVTPPLVLAADSGDRRLLALLLDAGADPSRSAPPERRTALHAAVALGRKDLVLRLLESAADPNVSDGEGRTPLFEASEGFRGGLAGLLLERGADPAARDREGRTPLHAAILRRDARLAQLLIDGGADPNARDEKGDTPLHAAVRRQLAPAVASLLEKGADTHLRNADGFTPLGLAFDLGDRHMADLLRKRDGTLGRWVLPGEVR from the coding sequence ATGATGCGCACGCGGGGGGGGCTCCGGGTTCTGGTTCCCGTCCTGTTGGCCGCCGCGCTGGGGGCGGCGCCGGCGGCCCAGGAGTGGGAGGATCCGGCCCACCCGACTCTCCTTCAGGCCGTCCATCAGGGAAACGCGGCCACCGTCAAGAACCTCCTCGAATCCGGCGCCGACCCCGAGGGACCGGGCTTTCCGTTCGCACCCCCCGCCTTGTGGGCCGCGCGAAACGGCCGCGAGGACATCCTGCGCCTTCTGGTGGCAAAGGGCGCGGATCCAAGAGGAAAGGGGATCCTGCGCCTTGACCCTCCGGACCAGGGTTTTTACGGGAACACCCTGGGCGCCGCCGCCGGTGAGGGCCACCTGGGGGTCGTCCGGTACCTGATCGAAACCTGCCGGGTCCCCGTCGACGACCGGGAAATCGTGGAGGACGGGACGGAGACGGGTTGGACGGCGCTCATGTGGGCCGCCTCCGCGGGGCGCGCCGACGTCTGCGCCTACCTTCTGACCCAGGGCGCCTCCCCCGCCGCCACCGACGGGCAAGGCCTCACGGCTCTCCACCAGGCGGCCCACCGCGGCCGCGCCGAGGTGTGCCGACTTCTCCTCCAGGCGGGCGCCGACCCGAAATCGAGGAACCGCGAGGGGTTCCTTCCCCTTCACCTGGCGGCGGCCTCCTCCGACCTGGACACCCTGCGGCTCCTTCTGGAGCGCTCCCCCGACGTCAATGCCACCTCCGCGGAAGGGGTCCGCCCGCTCCACACGGCCGCCGCGGACGGGTCGCCCGAAGCCGTCGCGGCCCTCCTGGCGGCCAAGGCCGACGTCCGGGCGAAGAACGACAACGGCTGGACGGCCCTCCACTTCGCCGCCCGGAGGGGACACGCGGCCCTCTGCTCGATCTTGCTGCAGGCGGGAGCGGATCCCGACGCCCGGACACGCACGGGGGAGACGGCCCTCCACTGGGCGGTTCACGCCGGGAGCAAGGAGGCCGTGGCGGTCCTCCTCCTCGGCGGAGCCTCCCTCCACGCCGAGAGCGGAGACGGATACACCCCCCTGCACGTGGCGGCCCTGGTGGGCCAGCGGGAGATCGCCGACCTGCTCCTGTCCCGGGGAGCCCGGCTCAAGGCGCGCACCGCCGAGGGGTTCACCCCCCTCCACCTGGCGGCCATGGCCGGGCACAAGGAAGCCTGCGAGCATCTCCTCGTCCAGGGTGCCGGCGTGGGTGACCGGGACCTGGACGACTGGACGCCTCTCCACTGGGCCTGCTTCCACGCCAAGGACGAGGTGGTTTCTCTGATGCTCGCATGGGGTTCGGACCCGGACGCCCCCAACGTCTCGGGCGATACGCCCCTGCACCTGGCGGCATCGGCCAACGACGCCGAAATCTGTTCGGCGCTGCTGGCCCGGGGCGCCTCCACCGCCGCGCGCAACATCCGCCAGGAGACTCCCCTGGGGAGGGCCCTCCGGCTGGGCCGATTCGCCGCCGTGGAGGCCCTGAGAAAGGGAGGCGCCCGGCTGGGCTCCGGGGACGTGGACGGCGCCGCGGGGCCCTTCGGACTGCCCCTTCTGATCTGGGCGGCGGCCACTCGAAACACCGAAAGTCTGGCGGATATCCTGGCCCTCGGGGCCAACCCCGACGTCCGGGACGAACAGGGCCGGACGGCCCTGCACTTCGCGGTGGAGGCGGACGCCCCGGAGATTCGGGATCTCCTTCTCGATGCGGGGGCCGACCCCAACGTGCGGGACCGAGAGGGGCGCACGCCCCTCCACGAAGCGGCATCCACGGGAAGAGCGGAGTCGGTGCGGAGGCTCCTGGACGCCGGGGCCTCCCACTCCCCGGCCACGGAGGGGGCCGGCGAGACCCCCCTGCATCTCGCTCTCTCCGTGGGATCCCCCGAGACGGTTCGAGTCCTTCTGGAGGCGGGGGCGGACCCGAGCGAGGCCGATTCGCAGGGACGCACCGCCCTCCATTACGCCGCCGCCTCGGGAGAGACCGAAACCCTTGGGCTACTCCTGGCGCGGGGCGCCGACGTATCGGCCCGGGACAAGGACGGGCGGACGGCTCTGCACGCCGCCGCGGGCTCCGGGGCCACGGAAGCGGCCCTGCGCCTGTTGGCGGCGGGAGCGGACGTGTCCGCCGAAACGGCAGACGGGGCCACTCCCCTCACGGCGGCCGTGGAACGGGGCCATTCCGAAACGGCCGAGGTCTTGAGAGGCCGGGGCGCTGTTCTGGGAAGACCCATCGAGGCGGAGCTGTTGAAGGCCGTGCGCAGCGGGGAGCGGGAGGAGGTCCGGCGGCTCCTGAAGGCCGGCGCGAATCCGGACGCGGCCGATTTCGACGGAAACACCGCATTGGCCCTTTCGGTGGATCTGGGGGACGGTGAGATGGCGGCCTCCCTCCTGGCCGCCGGGGCCTCCCCGGACGGGACAGGCGGCGGCGTGACCCCGCCCCTGGTCCTGGCCGCCGATTCGGGTGACCGGAGATTGCTGGCCCTTCTGTTGGACGCCGGAGCCGACCCCTCGCGCTCCGCTCCGCCCGAGCGTCGCACCGCCCTCCACGCCGCCGTGGCCCTGGGCCGGAAGGACCTGGTTCTGAGGCTTCTGGAGTCGGCCGCCGATCCCAACGTTTCGGACGGGGAGGGGCGAACCCCCCTCTTCGAGGCCTCCGAGGGATTTCGAGGCGGACTGGCCGGACTCCTCCTCGAGCGGGGCGCCGACCCGGCCGCACGGGATCGGGAAGGGCGGACTCCCCTCCACGCGGCCATTCTGAGGAGGGACGCGCGCCTCGCCCAGCTCCTGATCGACGGGGGGGCGGACCCGAACGCACGGGATGAAAAGGGCGACACGCCACTTCACGCGGCCGTCCGCCGCCAGCTCGCCCCGGCGGTGGCCTCCCTTCTGGAAAAGGGGGCGGACACGCATTTGAGAAACGCGGACGGGTTCACGCCCCTGGGGCTCGCCTTCGACCTGGGCGACCGCCATATGGCGGACCTGCTGAGAAAAAGGGACGGGACTTTGGGACGATGGGTTCTTCCCGGCGAGGTGCGCTGA
- a CDS encoding sensor domain-containing diguanylate cyclase: protein MDPSFYKTLLDNLYDGVYFVDRERRITYWNRGAERITGYSAAEVLGHRCMDNLLAHVDLEGCALCTGACPLARTMADRASRETEVYLHHRDGHRVPVLVRTAPIFGSDGAVTGAVEVFTEHTSRVAALEQVKVLERLAYLDPLTELPNRRFAEMGLDAALNELNRFGWPFGVLMMDLDRFKEINDGFGHEAGDRVLRMTARTLASASRSFDLVGRWGGEEFLAVVKNVSPAGLRAAGEKFRFLVESSNLEIAGRRVSVTLSVGAASASPGEEAGELLKRADEALYASKNAGRNRVTLARRNSRVEAGGA from the coding sequence GTGGATCCGAGCTTTTACAAGACTCTTCTCGACAACCTGTATGACGGCGTCTACTTCGTGGACCGGGAAAGGCGCATCACCTATTGGAACCGCGGCGCGGAGCGCATCACCGGGTACTCCGCGGCGGAGGTCCTGGGCCATCGGTGCATGGACAACCTCCTGGCCCACGTGGATCTGGAGGGGTGCGCGCTCTGCACGGGGGCTTGCCCCCTGGCGCGGACCATGGCCGATCGTGCCTCCAGGGAGACCGAAGTCTACCTCCACCACCGGGACGGCCACCGCGTGCCCGTCCTCGTGAGAACGGCGCCCATCTTCGGGTCCGACGGCGCCGTGACGGGCGCCGTGGAGGTCTTCACGGAGCACACCTCCCGCGTCGCCGCCCTCGAACAGGTGAAGGTCCTGGAGAGGCTGGCCTACCTGGACCCCCTTACGGAGCTTCCCAACCGCCGCTTCGCCGAGATGGGTCTCGACGCGGCCCTCAATGAGCTCAACCGCTTCGGCTGGCCCTTCGGCGTCCTCATGATGGACCTGGACCGGTTCAAGGAGATCAACGACGGGTTCGGCCACGAGGCGGGCGACCGGGTTCTCCGCATGACGGCCCGCACCTTGGCGTCGGCCTCCCGCTCCTTCGACCTCGTGGGTCGGTGGGGAGGCGAGGAGTTTCTCGCCGTCGTAAAAAACGTTTCACCGGCGGGGCTTCGGGCCGCGGGGGAGAAATTCCGGTTTCTCGTGGAGAGCTCGAATCTGGAAATAGCCGGGCGCCGGGTCTCGGTGACCCTCTCCGTGGGGGCCGCCTCCGCTTCCCCGGGGGAGGAAGCCGGCGAACTCCTGAAGCGCGCCGATGAGGCGCTCTACGCCAGCAAGAACGCCGGCCGGAACCGGGTGACCCTGGCCCGGAGGAATTCGAGGGTGGAGGCGGGGGGGGCCTAG